A DNA window from Bacteroides cellulosilyticus contains the following coding sequences:
- a CDS encoding 3-oxoacyl-ACP synthase III family protein, producing the protein MGFLQFEGVGVSGMSACVPRRIIHNYEYTEFFSQAEVKEVVDKIGIVERRFVDDKTCSSDLCFAAAERLISDMNIDKSEIDMLIFISQTPDYRMPATSVILQERLGLSHKTIAFDISLGCSAFIYGLTVAYSYAQQPNIRKVLLLDGETRSKVYSPKDRKTAFLFGDGGVAAIIEKGEKYSKSFFSLNSDGSRESLIKINAGGYRIPSSSETVKEKVVDEYGNIRTDEQGYMKGGDVFNFVIREIPNDIKATLEFAGMNIQTMDYYIFHQANNFMNSYLVSKLKIDVDKVPSTISKFGNVSSVSVPLTIVSELKDKLIGNHTILLSAFGVGMTWATGIVSMSDCYVSDIVEI; encoded by the coding sequence ATGGGCTTTTTGCAATTTGAGGGAGTCGGTGTTTCCGGTATGTCTGCTTGCGTCCCTCGACGTATTATTCACAACTATGAATATACTGAGTTTTTCTCACAGGCAGAAGTAAAAGAGGTTGTTGATAAGATTGGTATTGTGGAACGTCGCTTTGTTGATGACAAGACTTGTAGCTCAGATTTATGCTTTGCTGCGGCAGAACGTTTAATAAGCGACATGAATATTGATAAATCAGAGATTGATATGTTGATATTTATTTCTCAGACTCCGGATTATCGTATGCCAGCCACTTCAGTAATATTGCAGGAACGTTTGGGATTGTCGCATAAGACAATTGCATTTGATATAAGTTTAGGTTGCTCTGCATTTATATATGGTTTGACGGTGGCTTATTCATATGCACAGCAACCTAATATACGTAAAGTGCTATTGTTAGATGGTGAGACCAGGTCGAAAGTTTACTCTCCTAAAGACCGGAAAACAGCGTTCTTATTTGGTGATGGTGGAGTTGCAGCAATAATAGAAAAAGGTGAAAAATATAGTAAATCATTTTTTTCTTTAAATTCTGATGGTTCTCGTGAATCTTTAATAAAGATAAATGCGGGTGGTTATCGAATTCCCAGTTCTTCGGAAACTGTTAAAGAGAAAGTTGTGGATGAATATGGCAATATCAGAACAGATGAACAAGGATACATGAAGGGAGGTGATGTATTTAATTTTGTTATTCGTGAAATACCTAATGATATTAAGGCAACATTAGAATTTGCTGGGATGAATATTCAAACTATGGATTATTATATATTTCATCAGGCAAATAATTTTATGAATTCTTACCTTGTAAGCAAGTTGAAAATTGATGTTGATAAGGTTCCTTCAACTATTAGTAAGTTTGGAAATGTTTCATCTGTATCTGTGCCGCTGACTATTGTTTCTGAATTAAAAGATAAACTTATAGGAAATCATACAATACTACTGAGTGCTTTTGGAGTTGGAATGACTTGGGCTACTGGTATTGTATCTATGAGTGATTGTTATGTAAGTGATATTGTGGAAATTTGA
- a CDS encoding acyl carrier protein, translated as MDRNDFIVKFAEQFEETEPGKITYETRFRDIEEWSSLVHLSIIMMLDREYDAAIDEDDFNKLETVEDIFNYINK; from the coding sequence ATGGATAGGAATGATTTTATAGTAAAGTTTGCGGAACAGTTTGAAGAAACAGAACCTGGAAAAATAACTTATGAGACTCGTTTTAGAGATATTGAAGAATGGAGTTCTTTAGTCCATTTGTCAATAATCATGATGTTGGATAGAGAGTATGATGCTGCTATTGATGAAGATGATTTCAATAAGTTGGAAACTGTAGAAGATATATTTAATTATATAAATAAGTAA
- a CDS encoding 3-oxoacyl-ACP synthase III family protein, with amino-acid sequence MARWKIKNVGMKGVAMAVPENVVKTSDFDFFSQEEAEVFDKTVGIKSRHIAPDNMCASDMCQAAAEKLLEELGWERDSIDVLLFESVTGDYRTPPTSCILQDRLALSESCFCMDIPMGCCGCMYAITVAGNLLTTGNVKRALLLIGDTALRMGSMKDKSRVPLFGDCGTAIALEYDEAANDIVVDFHTYGKGYEALMTPHGGFRHPATPESFEYEDFGNGIVRAPIHTLINGMNVFSFAISRPPKSIESFLADYNLDRNVDIDYFLIHQANKMIVDRIVKKLKLSQEKVPYNLEEFGNLGGASIPSLMVTRLRGQLLSKETTLLMSSFGLGLTWGTMWMKTKPMCVPNVVIMNGKNTDF; translated from the coding sequence ATGGCAAGATGGAAAATTAAGAATGTCGGCATGAAGGGAGTAGCTATGGCTGTTCCTGAGAATGTGGTGAAGACATCTGATTTTGATTTTTTCTCTCAGGAAGAGGCGGAAGTATTTGATAAGACAGTCGGCATAAAAAGTCGTCATATTGCGCCGGATAATATGTGTGCTTCGGACATGTGCCAAGCTGCCGCTGAGAAGTTACTTGAAGAACTGGGATGGGAGAGGGATAGTATTGATGTTCTGCTGTTTGAATCCGTAACAGGTGATTATCGTACTCCGCCTACTTCTTGTATATTGCAAGACAGATTAGCGTTGTCGGAGAGCTGTTTCTGTATGGATATCCCTATGGGATGCTGTGGATGCATGTATGCAATAACGGTTGCGGGCAATTTGTTGACGACTGGTAATGTAAAGCGTGCTTTGTTACTTATTGGTGATACGGCATTACGTATGGGGTCGATGAAGGATAAGAGTCGCGTACCATTGTTTGGTGACTGTGGTACGGCAATAGCTTTAGAATATGACGAGGCGGCTAATGATATTGTTGTTGATTTTCATACTTATGGTAAGGGATATGAAGCATTGATGACTCCTCACGGTGGTTTTCGTCATCCGGCTACACCGGAATCTTTTGAATATGAAGATTTCGGGAATGGTATTGTCCGTGCCCCTATTCATACTCTGATAAATGGAATGAATGTCTTCTCTTTTGCCATATCCCGTCCTCCTAAATCGATTGAATCCTTTCTTGCTGATTATAATCTTGATCGTAATGTAGATATTGATTATTTTCTAATACATCAAGCTAACAAGATGATTGTTGACCGTATCGTTAAGAAGTTGAAACTTTCTCAGGAAAAGGTTCCTTATAATTTGGAAGAATTTGGAAATTTGGGAGGCGCTTCGATTCCTTCATTAATGGTGACACGACTTCGAGGACAATTATTGTCGAAGGAGACCACCTTACTAATGTCTTCGTTTGGTTTAGGATTAACATGGGGAACCATGTGGATGAAGACAAAGCCAATGTGTGTACCTAATGTTGTGATAATGAATGGTAAAAATACTGATTTTTAA
- a CDS encoding acyl carrier protein, with protein MTNIEKYNDAFVEVFGVDSSVLNDDFSKENVESWDSVHQLNIIALLEESFDVMFDPEDIMEFTSYGRGREILKKYDVEL; from the coding sequence ATGACGAATATTGAAAAATACAATGATGCTTTTGTTGAAGTGTTTGGTGTGGATAGTTCTGTACTGAATGATGATTTTTCGAAAGAGAATGTAGAATCGTGGGACTCTGTTCACCAGTTGAATATCATTGCTTTGTTGGAAGAGTCTTTTGATGTGATGTTCGATCCAGAAGATATTATGGAGTTCACTTCCTATGGTAGGGGGCGTGAAATCTTGAAAAAGTATGATGTTGAACTCTAA
- a CDS encoding AMP-binding protein has product MMLSLNKQPQDAFAAVDALGNTLKYGELLDFSESISTILPSRSLLFLLTENNVGGIAWSIGCINSGNVPLILNAHIEKELLHNLLDIYRPSHVCVPSLMAVDLHYEVVCEYYGYILLRTGMEDCAMHPDLSHLLPTSGSTGSPKLVRHKYSNIEAAALNISTFFGLTSNDRPLLVLPLYYTMGLSVVFSHLYVGATVLITNQSMTDKAFWIFMKEQHATSFTGVPYSFEILNLMRFFRMDLPDLTLLTQGGGKMPRQLNLKFAEYCRDNGKRWIATYGQSEGTARMAYLPPEYAISKCGSIGRAVPNAELSLIDSDGSVIELPNTEGEMCYRGKNVTMGYARKREDLLLGDERNGFMRTGDLAYRDEDGCYYIVGRMGRFLKLYGMRIGLDECEQIIKGKCPIECACVGTDEKMIVYLIDDKYVTAVKEILVEKTRLVASAFEVRIIDAIPKNEAGKILYSKLNL; this is encoded by the coding sequence ATGATGTTAAGTTTAAATAAGCAACCGCAGGATGCGTTTGCTGCAGTTGATGCTTTGGGAAATACCTTGAAGTATGGTGAGTTGTTGGATTTTTCCGAGAGCATATCTACCATTCTTCCTAGTCGTTCCTTATTATTCTTATTGACAGAAAATAATGTCGGAGGTATAGCTTGGAGTATAGGTTGTATCAATTCCGGCAATGTCCCTTTAATATTGAATGCACATATTGAAAAGGAACTTCTTCATAATCTACTTGATATTTACCGCCCTTCTCATGTTTGTGTGCCCTCGTTGATGGCAGTTGACCTGCATTATGAAGTGGTGTGTGAATACTATGGCTATATTCTCTTGCGTACAGGAATGGAAGATTGTGCAATGCATCCGGATCTATCTCATCTTCTACCTACTTCTGGCTCAACGGGCAGTCCCAAGTTAGTACGGCATAAATATAGCAATATAGAAGCGGCGGCTTTAAATATCTCTACTTTCTTTGGCCTGACTTCCAATGATCGCCCTTTGCTTGTTCTTCCATTATATTATACTATGGGGCTGTCAGTGGTATTCAGTCATCTTTATGTTGGAGCTACTGTGTTGATAACCAATCAAAGTATGACCGACAAAGCTTTCTGGATTTTTATGAAAGAACAGCATGCCACCAGTTTTACAGGTGTTCCTTATAGTTTTGAGATATTAAATCTGATGCGCTTTTTCCGTATGGACTTACCTGATTTGACACTGCTTACTCAAGGAGGCGGAAAAATGCCGCGTCAGTTGAATTTGAAATTTGCAGAATACTGCCGTGATAACGGAAAACGCTGGATTGCTACTTACGGACAGTCAGAAGGTACTGCCCGTATGGCTTATCTTCCACCGGAGTATGCGATTTCAAAGTGTGGCAGTATAGGACGTGCGGTTCCGAATGCGGAATTGTCATTAATAGACAGTGATGGTTCTGTAATAGAATTGCCGAATACAGAGGGTGAGATGTGTTATCGTGGTAAAAATGTAACGATGGGGTATGCCCGTAAACGTGAGGATTTACTGTTGGGTGATGAGCGTAACGGTTTTATGCGTACAGGTGACCTTGCTTATCGGGATGAGGATGGGTGCTATTACATTGTAGGACGTATGGGACGCTTCTTAAAACTGTATGGAATGCGTATCGGATTGGATGAGTGTGAACAGATTATTAAAGGTAAATGCCCGATAGAATGTGCCTGTGTGGGTACGGATGAAAAAATGATTGTTTATCTGATCGATGATAAATATGTGACTGCGGTAAAGGAAATATTGGTAGAAAAGACCAGACTTGTAGCGTCGGCTTTTGAGGTGAGAATAATAGATGCTATTCCTAAAAATGAAGCCGGAAAGATATTATATAGTAAGTTGAATTTATAA
- a CDS encoding SDR family NAD(P)-dependent oxidoreductase has translation MERLLYNKICIVTGAAQGIGKSIAERFASDGAIVYACDRAEGVMDEWAKACSEDNNTRVLPLYFDVTDATAVKSAFMSVFKQEGRIDALVNNAGVVFNKKIGMILRPETELMFRVNVIAVIEMIQLVSRLMARNHSGSIVNIASVTAVLGSPGQSAYSATKGAIMAFTKSAAKELAPLGIRVNAVAPGIVKTERFSELYEESGEKIDTRIQKIALGRLGTPEDVANACAFLVSDRSSYISGQILGVDGCASI, from the coding sequence ATGGAAAGGCTTTTATATAATAAGATATGTATTGTTACCGGTGCCGCACAAGGTATTGGTAAATCTATAGCTGAACGTTTTGCTTCGGATGGTGCAATAGTTTATGCTTGCGACCGTGCTGAAGGAGTTATGGATGAATGGGCAAAAGCTTGTTCAGAAGATAATAATACCCGTGTACTTCCTTTGTATTTTGATGTGACGGATGCTACTGCTGTAAAATCAGCTTTTATGTCCGTTTTCAAACAAGAAGGTCGTATTGATGCACTGGTTAACAATGCGGGTGTGGTATTTAATAAGAAAATCGGTATGATATTGCGTCCGGAAACAGAACTGATGTTCCGTGTAAATGTAATAGCTGTAATCGAAATGATTCAGCTGGTTTCTCGTTTGATGGCTCGCAATCACAGCGGCTCTATTGTAAATATAGCATCGGTAACGGCAGTACTAGGATCACCGGGGCAATCTGCTTACTCTGCAACCAAAGGAGCAATCATGGCTTTTACTAAATCTGCAGCTAAAGAATTGGCTCCTCTGGGGATTCGTGTGAATGCTGTTGCACCGGGTATTGTCAAAACGGAACGCTTTTCAGAACTTTATGAGGAAAGTGGTGAAAAAATTGATACTCGTATTCAAAAGATTGCTTTAGGACGCTTGGGAACTCCTGAAGATGTTGCTAATGCTTGTGCTTTCCTTGTTTCAGACCGTTCTTCTTATATTTCAGGCCAGATATTGGGAGTTGATGGCTGTGCTTCTATTTAG
- a CDS encoding SDR family NAD(P)-dependent oxidoreductase, with protein sequence MYNPFSLEGKTVLVTGASSGIGRATAIECSKLGATLVLTGRNESALQETKELLSDSNKEHLMLVADLRIEESCEKLVAQLPVLDGFVCNAGIGKMLPLQFYSLDVLNEVFQMNCFVPMLLLKLLVKKKKLRNSSSVVFTASISGYNNVAPANGIYGTSKSALSTYMKYAALELAGKGIRCNAVQPGRINTPLISNRLLSEEDVTKDIEQYPMKRYGKPEEVAHAIIYLLSDASAWVTGTNLVIDGGRSLK encoded by the coding sequence ATGTATAATCCTTTTTCTTTAGAAGGGAAGACTGTACTAGTTACAGGAGCTTCATCCGGTATCGGACGAGCTACTGCCATTGAATGTTCGAAGCTAGGAGCAACTTTAGTTCTGACAGGTAGGAATGAGAGTGCTTTGCAAGAAACTAAAGAGTTGCTATCTGATTCAAATAAAGAACATTTAATGCTGGTTGCTGATTTAAGAATAGAAGAATCCTGTGAGAAATTGGTGGCTCAATTACCTGTATTGGATGGTTTTGTTTGCAATGCGGGAATAGGGAAAATGTTACCATTGCAATTCTACTCTTTGGATGTACTAAACGAAGTGTTTCAGATGAATTGTTTTGTTCCTATGCTGCTACTGAAATTGTTGGTGAAGAAAAAGAAACTGAGAAATTCATCTTCAGTAGTCTTTACTGCATCAATTTCTGGTTATAATAATGTGGCGCCTGCAAATGGTATTTATGGAACTTCAAAGAGTGCCTTGAGCACTTATATGAAATATGCTGCCTTGGAATTGGCAGGGAAAGGGATTCGATGTAATGCTGTACAGCCGGGAAGAATCAATACTCCTTTGATTTCTAATCGTTTGCTATCAGAGGAAGATGTGACTAAAGACATAGAACAATATCCGATGAAGCGCTATGGCAAGCCGGAAGAAGTGGCTCATGCTATAATTTATTTACTTTCCGATGCTTCTGCATGGGTTACAGGTACTAACTTGGTAATTGATGGTGGTCGTAGTCTGAAATAA
- a CDS encoding acyl carrier protein, protein MELVDFIEKFAEQFDDVDVEQLNSTTKFRELDGYTSLVALLIITMIDEEYDVTVTGDDMKQQATIGDLYNLVSSRL, encoded by the coding sequence ATGGAATTAGTAGACTTTATTGAAAAATTTGCTGAGCAATTTGATGATGTAGATGTAGAACAACTAAATTCTACAACTAAATTTCGCGAGTTAGATGGTTACACATCGCTGGTTGCTCTATTGATTATTACAATGATTGATGAGGAATATGATGTCACTGTTACTGGTGATGATATGAAACAGCAGGCAACTATTGGTGATTTGTATAATTTGGTATCTTCCCGTTTGTAA
- a CDS encoding acetyltransferase has protein sequence MKNLIIIAAGGMGRTLYDMARESLGFATEFVIKGFIDDNLSALNDFPNYPPVIDKISTYIPQNDDVFVCSIGGNARKKCMSEIINRGGRFISLIHHTARIGSNVKLGEGNIIGAYTSIGADAVIGDYNMIQSYTVVGHDVRLGDWNRIDTHVTCVGGTVVGNEVDIYTSSVLNHGVVVEDNAHVGACSFVIRRVKAGTTVMGNPAKRLI, from the coding sequence ATGAAAAATTTAATTATCATTGCTGCCGGTGGTATGGGACGTACTTTATATGACATGGCGCGTGAAAGTTTAGGTTTTGCAACAGAATTTGTCATTAAAGGTTTTATTGATGATAATTTGTCTGCATTAAATGACTTTCCGAATTATCCTCCGGTAATAGACAAGATTAGCACTTATATACCACAGAACGATGATGTTTTTGTCTGTTCTATAGGTGGAAATGCCCGTAAAAAATGTATGAGTGAAATTATTAATAGAGGGGGGCGTTTTATTTCTTTAATCCATCATACAGCTAGAATTGGTTCTAACGTAAAATTGGGTGAAGGAAATATTATCGGTGCTTATACAAGCATTGGTGCTGATGCTGTGATAGGTGATTATAATATGATACAATCTTATACAGTAGTGGGACATGATGTTCGTTTGGGTGATTGGAATCGTATTGATACACATGTCACTTGTGTAGGTGGTACGGTTGTTGGAAATGAGGTTGATATTTATACTTCTTCCGTGTTAAATCATGGAGTTGTTGTAGAAGATAATGCTCATGTTGGCGCTTGTAGTTTTGTTATACGCCGAGTTAAAGCTGGTACTACTGTTATGGGAAATCCCGCTAAAAGATTAATATAA
- a CDS encoding glycosyltransferase family 4 protein, whose product MNIVIIANGYPTYREPQYGCFEKDQAIALQKEGHKVSILYVDGRFRKYYRRIGITHLQENNIDIYGLYLFPTVFSLKMSCKLHYWLRTRMLDSVFSYMLKKQEKPDIIYAHFLYNISYAVYLKEKYNIPLVGMEHWSILNQSELSSDIIYRGQIAYQGANKIIAVSNSLKEQICRHFKKDSIVIHNMINEEFFQSSIRKYTHRGKLKYISIGSLIHRKGYDILIKALSEVARYSLDWELRIVGGGPEEKNLQNLIKQLGLESNIKMIGQKNKQEIKSLLYDSDVFIFSSRAENFSVAVLEALSAGLPVVATTCGGIRECIHERNGILVPVEDISELAKSISDISKNIELYDKQSIADECKKFFSPSVITKEITDVFRDVVNEC is encoded by the coding sequence ATGAATATTGTAATTATAGCAAACGGTTACCCTACATATAGGGAGCCTCAATATGGTTGTTTTGAGAAAGATCAGGCCATAGCTCTACAGAAAGAAGGACATAAAGTAAGTATTTTGTATGTTGATGGAAGATTCCGCAAGTACTATAGGCGAATAGGTATAACTCATTTACAAGAGAATAATATAGATATCTATGGATTGTATTTATTCCCTACGGTTTTTTCATTAAAAATGAGTTGTAAACTACATTATTGGCTGAGAACACGTATGTTAGATTCTGTATTCAGCTATATGCTGAAAAAACAAGAGAAGCCGGATATTATATATGCGCATTTTCTGTATAATATTTCATATGCGGTTTATCTGAAAGAGAAATATAACATTCCACTTGTCGGCATGGAACATTGGAGCATTTTAAATCAGTCTGAACTTTCATCGGATATTATTTATCGGGGACAAATAGCTTATCAAGGTGCTAATAAAATTATTGCAGTTTCAAATTCTTTAAAAGAACAGATTTGTAGACACTTTAAAAAAGATTCTATCGTAATTCATAATATGATTAATGAAGAATTCTTTCAATCATCAATAAGAAAATATACCCATAGGGGAAAATTAAAATATATTTCCATCGGAAGTTTGATTCATCGAAAAGGGTATGACATTTTAATAAAGGCTTTGTCAGAGGTTGCCCGATATTCATTAGATTGGGAGCTAAGAATTGTAGGTGGAGGTCCTGAAGAAAAGAATCTGCAAAATCTTATCAAACAATTGGGATTGGAAAGTAATATAAAAATGATAGGACAGAAAAATAAACAGGAAATAAAATCTTTGCTATATGATAGTGATGTTTTTATATTCTCTTCCCGTGCTGAAAATTTTTCAGTAGCAGTTTTGGAGGCTTTGTCAGCTGGATTGCCGGTAGTAGCTACAACTTGTGGTGGAATAAGGGAGTGTATTCATGAGAGAAATGGCATTTTAGTTCCTGTAGAAGATATTTCCGAGCTTGCTAAATCTATATCGGATATATCAAAGAATATAGAATTATATGATAAGCAATCTATAGCAGATGAGTGTAAAAAGTTTTTTTCTCCTTCTGTTATAACTAAGGAAATAACAGATGTTTTTAGGGATGTAGTAAATGAATGTTAG
- a CDS encoding glycoside hydrolase family 99-like domain-containing protein yields MSKKKARVIAFYLPQFHPVPENDRWWGKGFTEWTNVGKAQPLFKGHYQPRVPADLGYYDLRMPEVRELQADMAREAGIEGFCYWHYWFGNGKKMLERPFTEVLSSGRPDFPFCLGWANHTWTNKTWEVGTKRVKESILMEMVYNREEYIKHFNEVLPAFKDKRYIQVDGKPLFLVFRPLEIPKPNEFIDLWQKLAKENGLKGIYFVGISYNMLPEDQTLKNILLKNAPDKSALYYKSVLNAGYDAVNSRGYHRADYYCRSLKDVLWRGINMRLFKHTPVSKCEQKKINEYLYVKEDKWENVFPTLMPNWDRTPRSGVKARIYTNSTPEVFREQLKHVLDLLSEKTDEHKISFLMSWNEWAEGNYVEPDLRYGHGYLNVLKEMIAF; encoded by the coding sequence ATGTCAAAAAAGAAAGCTCGTGTTATTGCCTTTTATCTTCCTCAATTTCATCCAGTTCCAGAAAATGATAGGTGGTGGGGAAAGGGATTTACAGAATGGACAAATGTGGGAAAAGCTCAACCTTTGTTTAAAGGACATTATCAACCTCGTGTTCCTGCTGATTTGGGATACTACGATTTACGTATGCCTGAAGTTAGGGAGCTACAAGCAGATATGGCTCGTGAGGCAGGTATAGAAGGTTTTTGTTATTGGCATTATTGGTTTGGTAATGGAAAAAAAATGTTAGAAAGACCTTTTACGGAAGTATTGTCTAGTGGTAGACCTGATTTTCCTTTTTGTTTAGGTTGGGCAAATCATACTTGGACTAATAAAACTTGGGAGGTTGGTACAAAACGTGTTAAGGAATCTATTTTGATGGAAATGGTTTATAATAGGGAAGAATATATAAAGCATTTTAATGAAGTGTTGCCAGCTTTTAAAGACAAACGATATATTCAAGTAGATGGTAAACCTTTATTTTTAGTTTTTAGACCTTTAGAAATTCCTAAGCCTAATGAGTTTATTGATTTATGGCAAAAACTAGCCAAAGAGAATGGTCTTAAGGGAATTTATTTTGTAGGTATTTCTTATAATATGTTACCAGAAGATCAAACATTGAAAAATATTCTTTTGAAAAATGCTCCAGATAAATCCGCCTTGTATTATAAGTCTGTACTTAATGCTGGGTATGATGCTGTTAATTCAAGAGGTTATCATCGAGCTGATTACTATTGTAGGTCATTGAAGGATGTTTTGTGGCGCGGCATTAATATGCGTTTGTTTAAACATACTCCAGTTTCAAAATGTGAACAAAAAAAAATAAACGAGTATCTGTATGTCAAAGAGGATAAATGGGAGAATGTATTTCCTACCTTGATGCCTAATTGGGATAGAACTCCACGAAGTGGAGTAAAAGCGAGAATTTATACTAATAGTACGCCTGAAGTATTTCGTGAACAGCTGAAACATGTGTTGGATTTATTATCAGAGAAGACAGATGAACATAAAATTTCTTTTTTAATGTCCTGGAACGAATGGGCGGAAGGAAATTATGTGGAGCCGGATTTAAGATATGGTCATGGATATTTGAATGTATTGAAAGAAATGATTGCTTTTTGA
- a CDS encoding glycosyltransferase produces MKVLYIAHSAEMQGAGFALLNILQGVLRYKVIPYVLVPSEGTLTITLKKMGIPFLVIPFYNAIYPRLNATLRDIVLFIPRLFRILIYNKLAERKLYMFLKNNQMNIVHSNTGVIHFGAKVAAQLSIPHVWHIREYQKLDFGYRAFGGFDGMKKRLSNSNNHVIAITKGVFDYFKLKKSKDIVIYDGVFMDTNEIKIRMNKCNYLLFVGALIKGKGVFCALSAFEEIAKRDLNIELWFAGEGKKAFINAVEKSPFKSRIKLLGFRTDIYELMSNAKALLVPSFFEGFGFIVVEAMLNGCIVIGRNEAGIKEQFDNGFQKTGQEIGLRFECQQELVSQIKYVCNTPFEDFLPMIKAAQNVILNYSIDQNVKQIMSFYKTILK; encoded by the coding sequence ATGAAGGTTCTATATATAGCTCATAGTGCAGAAATGCAAGGTGCTGGTTTTGCGCTTCTTAATATATTACAAGGAGTTTTAAGATATAAAGTGATACCATATGTACTTGTTCCGTCAGAAGGTACACTTACCATAACTTTAAAAAAGATGGGAATTCCGTTTTTGGTTATTCCCTTTTATAATGCAATATATCCTCGCTTAAATGCTACATTACGGGATATAGTACTTTTTATTCCGCGCTTGTTCCGTATTTTAATATATAATAAGTTAGCAGAAAGAAAATTGTATATGTTTTTAAAGAACAATCAGATGAATATTGTTCATTCAAATACTGGAGTAATTCATTTCGGTGCTAAAGTAGCCGCACAACTATCTATTCCTCATGTTTGGCATATTCGTGAATATCAGAAGTTGGATTTTGGTTATAGAGCTTTTGGCGGATTTGATGGTATGAAAAAGCGTTTGTCTAATTCTAACAATCATGTGATAGCCATAACAAAGGGGGTATTTGATTATTTTAAATTAAAGAAAAGTAAAGATATAGTTATATATGATGGAGTATTTATGGATACAAATGAAATAAAAATCCGTATGAATAAATGTAACTATTTGTTGTTTGTTGGGGCATTAATAAAAGGAAAAGGTGTGTTCTGTGCTTTATCCGCTTTTGAGGAGATAGCAAAGCGGGATTTAAATATAGAGTTATGGTTTGCAGGTGAGGGAAAAAAAGCATTTATAAATGCAGTTGAGAAGTCACCTTTCAAATCTAGAATTAAATTGTTAGGTTTTCGTACAGATATTTATGAACTGATGAGTAATGCCAAAGCTTTACTTGTTCCTAGTTTTTTTGAAGGTTTTGGGTTTATTGTTGTAGAGGCAATGCTTAATGGATGTATTGTGATAGGACGTAATGAAGCTGGTATAAAAGAACAGTTCGATAATGGATTTCAGAAGACGGGACAGGAAATAGGATTGCGTTTTGAATGTCAACAAGAATTGGTAAGCCAAATAAAATACGTATGTAATACTCCATTTGAAGATTTTCTTCCCATGATAAAAGCTGCTCAGAATGTAATACTAAATTATTCTATCGATCAGAACGTAAAACAAATAATGTCTTTTTATAAGACGATACTAAAATAG